A single genomic interval of Peromyscus leucopus breed LL Stock chromosome 7, UCI_PerLeu_2.1, whole genome shotgun sequence harbors:
- the Pisd gene encoding phosphatidylserine decarboxylase proenzyme, mitochondrial isoform X8: MSRPALKLRSWPLTILYYLLPFGALRPLSRVGWRPVSRVALYKSVPTRLLSRAWGRLNQVELPSWLRRPVYSLYIWTFGVNMTEAAVEDLQHYRNLSEFFRRKLKPQARPVCGLHSVISPSDGKILTFGQVKNCEVEQVKGVTYSLESFLGPRACTEDLPFPPASSHDSFRNQLVTREGNELYHCVIYLAPGDYHCFHSPTDWTVSHRRHFPGSLMSVNPGMARWIKELFCHNERVVLTGDWKHGFFSLTAVGATNVGSIRIYFDRDLQTNSPRYSKGSYNDLSFVTHANKEGVPMRKGEHLGEFNLGSTIVLIFEAPKDFNFRLKAGQKIRFGEALGSL, translated from the exons ATGTCCAGACCTGCTCTGAAACTGCGCTCCTGGCCCCTGACCATCCTCTACTACCTCCTGCCCTTCGGTGCCCTCAGGCCCCTGAGCCGGGTGGGATGGAGGCCCGTGAGCAGG GTGGCCCTGTACAAGTCGGTGCCAACGCGTTTGCTGTCACGTGCCTGGGGTCGCCTGAACCAGGTGGAACTTCCTTCCTGGCTGCGGAGGCCGGTCTACAGCCTGTACATCTGGACCTTTGGGGTAAACATGACAGAGGCTGCTGTGGAGGACCTGCAGCACTACCGGAACCTCAGCGAGTTCTTCCGCCGTAAGCTGAAGCCTCAGGCACGGCCTGTCTGTGGCTTGCACAGTGTG ATCAGCCCATCAGATGGCAAGATCCTCACCTTTGGGCAGGTGAAGAACTGTGAGGTGGAGCAGGTAAAGGGCGTAACCTACTCCCTGGAGTCATTCCTGGGCCCTCGAGCCTGTACAGAGGACCTGCCCTTCCCTCCAG cctcctcccatgACTCCTTCAGGAACCAGCTGGTCACCCGCGAAGGCAATGAGCTCTACCACTGTGTCATCTACCTGGCCCCCGGAGACTACCACTGTTTCCACTCCCCCACTGACTGGACCGTCTCACATCGGCGCCACTTCCCAG GTTCCTTGATGTCAGTGAACCCTGGCATGGCCCGATGGATCAAAGAGCTCTTCTGTCACAATGAGCGTGTGGTCCTGACTGGGGACTGGAAACATGGGTTCTTCTCGTTGACAGCAGTGGGCGCCACCAACGTGGGCTCGATCCGAATCTACTTTGACAGA GACCTGCAAACGAACAGCCCCAGATACAGCAAGGGTTCCTACAATGACTTGAGCTTTGTAACACATGCCAACAAGGAGGGTGTGCCCATGCGCAAAGGCGAGCACCTGGGCGAGTTTAACTTGGGCTCCACTATCGTGCTCATCTTT
- the Pisd gene encoding phosphatidylserine decarboxylase proenzyme, mitochondrial isoform X7 translates to MCQSEKPQGPELQAAAKWLYFPQLALRRRLGQLSCMSRPALKLRSWPLTILYYLLPFGALRPLSRVGWRPVSRVALYKSVPTRLLSRAWGRLNQVELPSWLRRPVYSLYIWTFGVNMTEAAVEDLQHYRNLSEFFRRKLKPQARPVCGLHSVISPSDGKILTFGQVKNCEVEQVKGVTYSLESFLGPRACTEDLPFPPASSHDSFRNQLVTREGNELYHCVIYLAPGDYHCFHSPTDWTVSHRRHFPGSLMSVNPGMARWIKELFCHNERVVLTGDWKHGFFSLTAVGATNVGSIRIYFDRDLQTNSPRYSKGSYNDLSFVTHANKEGVPMRKGEHLGEFNLGSTIVLIFEAPKDFNFRLKAGQKIRFGEALGSL, encoded by the exons ATGTGTCAGTCAGAGAAGCCGCAAGGACCAGAGCTCCAAGCAGCAGCGAAATG GTTGTACTTCCCCCAGCTGGCCCTACGTCGAAGGCTAGGCCAGCTTAGCTGCATGTCCAGACCTGCTCTGAAACTGCGCTCCTGGCCCCTGACCATCCTCTACTACCTCCTGCCCTTCGGTGCCCTCAGGCCCCTGAGCCGGGTGGGATGGAGGCCCGTGAGCAGG GTGGCCCTGTACAAGTCGGTGCCAACGCGTTTGCTGTCACGTGCCTGGGGTCGCCTGAACCAGGTGGAACTTCCTTCCTGGCTGCGGAGGCCGGTCTACAGCCTGTACATCTGGACCTTTGGGGTAAACATGACAGAGGCTGCTGTGGAGGACCTGCAGCACTACCGGAACCTCAGCGAGTTCTTCCGCCGTAAGCTGAAGCCTCAGGCACGGCCTGTCTGTGGCTTGCACAGTGTG ATCAGCCCATCAGATGGCAAGATCCTCACCTTTGGGCAGGTGAAGAACTGTGAGGTGGAGCAGGTAAAGGGCGTAACCTACTCCCTGGAGTCATTCCTGGGCCCTCGAGCCTGTACAGAGGACCTGCCCTTCCCTCCAG cctcctcccatgACTCCTTCAGGAACCAGCTGGTCACCCGCGAAGGCAATGAGCTCTACCACTGTGTCATCTACCTGGCCCCCGGAGACTACCACTGTTTCCACTCCCCCACTGACTGGACCGTCTCACATCGGCGCCACTTCCCAG GTTCCTTGATGTCAGTGAACCCTGGCATGGCCCGATGGATCAAAGAGCTCTTCTGTCACAATGAGCGTGTGGTCCTGACTGGGGACTGGAAACATGGGTTCTTCTCGTTGACAGCAGTGGGCGCCACCAACGTGGGCTCGATCCGAATCTACTTTGACAGA GACCTGCAAACGAACAGCCCCAGATACAGCAAGGGTTCCTACAATGACTTGAGCTTTGTAACACATGCCAACAAGGAGGGTGTGCCCATGCGCAAAGGCGAGCACCTGGGCGAGTTTAACTTGGGCTCCACTATCGTGCTCATCTTT
- the Pisd gene encoding phosphatidylserine decarboxylase proenzyme, mitochondrial isoform X2 — MLTVAPSESSCSSGRGPLTRACEPRGNRLEALPPATGAVTILDASGEGEGEEGEKQRRVSERAGERAHSCGGSRQPPCAYHNVSVREAARTRAPSSSEMTQALTQAMCEPVSCRLYFPQLALRRRLGQLSCMSRPALKLRSWPLTILYYLLPFGALRPLSRVGWRPVSRVALYKSVPTRLLSRAWGRLNQVELPSWLRRPVYSLYIWTFGVNMTEAAVEDLQHYRNLSEFFRRKLKPQARPVCGLHSVISPSDGKILTFGQVKNCEVEQVKGVTYSLESFLGPRACTEDLPFPPASSHDSFRNQLVTREGNELYHCVIYLAPGDYHCFHSPTDWTVSHRRHFPGSLMSVNPGMARWIKELFCHNERVVLTGDWKHGFFSLTAVGATNVGSIRIYFDRDLQTNSPRYSKGSYNDLSFVTHANKEGVPMRKGEHLGEFNLGSTIVLIFEAPKDFNFRLKAGQKIRFGEALGSL, encoded by the exons ATGCTCACTGTGGCTCCCTCTGAGTCCTCGTGTAGCAG TGGCCGTGGCCCTCTAACCCGTGCCTGTGAGCCAAGAGGGAACAGACTAGAAGCATTGCCACCAGCGACGGGAGCAGTGACCATACTGGATGCCTCTGgcgagggggaaggggaggaaggagaaaaacaaaggcGAGTGAGTGAGCGAGCCGGCGAGCGAGCGCACTCTTGTGGAGGCTCGCGACAGCCTCCCTGTGCCTACCACAATGTGTCAGTCAGAGAAGCCGCAAGGACCAGAGCTCCAAGCAGCAGCGAAATG ACTCAGGCATTGACCCAGGCCATGTGTGAACCTGTGTCCTGCAGGTTGTACTTCCCCCAGCTGGCCCTACGTCGAAGGCTAGGCCAGCTTAGCTGCATGTCCAGACCTGCTCTGAAACTGCGCTCCTGGCCCCTGACCATCCTCTACTACCTCCTGCCCTTCGGTGCCCTCAGGCCCCTGAGCCGGGTGGGATGGAGGCCCGTGAGCAGG GTGGCCCTGTACAAGTCGGTGCCAACGCGTTTGCTGTCACGTGCCTGGGGTCGCCTGAACCAGGTGGAACTTCCTTCCTGGCTGCGGAGGCCGGTCTACAGCCTGTACATCTGGACCTTTGGGGTAAACATGACAGAGGCTGCTGTGGAGGACCTGCAGCACTACCGGAACCTCAGCGAGTTCTTCCGCCGTAAGCTGAAGCCTCAGGCACGGCCTGTCTGTGGCTTGCACAGTGTG ATCAGCCCATCAGATGGCAAGATCCTCACCTTTGGGCAGGTGAAGAACTGTGAGGTGGAGCAGGTAAAGGGCGTAACCTACTCCCTGGAGTCATTCCTGGGCCCTCGAGCCTGTACAGAGGACCTGCCCTTCCCTCCAG cctcctcccatgACTCCTTCAGGAACCAGCTGGTCACCCGCGAAGGCAATGAGCTCTACCACTGTGTCATCTACCTGGCCCCCGGAGACTACCACTGTTTCCACTCCCCCACTGACTGGACCGTCTCACATCGGCGCCACTTCCCAG GTTCCTTGATGTCAGTGAACCCTGGCATGGCCCGATGGATCAAAGAGCTCTTCTGTCACAATGAGCGTGTGGTCCTGACTGGGGACTGGAAACATGGGTTCTTCTCGTTGACAGCAGTGGGCGCCACCAACGTGGGCTCGATCCGAATCTACTTTGACAGA GACCTGCAAACGAACAGCCCCAGATACAGCAAGGGTTCCTACAATGACTTGAGCTTTGTAACACATGCCAACAAGGAGGGTGTGCCCATGCGCAAAGGCGAGCACCTGGGCGAGTTTAACTTGGGCTCCACTATCGTGCTCATCTTT